In a genomic window of Myxococcota bacterium:
- a CDS encoding AAA family ATPase has protein sequence MSALHSLSVLVVGDDPQLAQEVEVALESATPARTVVRFADSFHEGAGAFRTVSPDLVCVALTGKVADFAGFVRDVRALDPDAQLVGVRDPRLDERDESPLLVEAVRSGLADVVERPVSSRDLLPALARVGEGGRSSAGTGHVTAFHSTKGGVGKSTLSINTACALALRNPDDVLLVDCSLQLGVCSAALDLPGASSVADAVREQDRLDTRLLRELAEPHPKTGLRILAAPRDAIEASDVDDQGMARVLGLARRAFRHVVVDTLPIVDGVMLTILDLSDAVYLVNQGTVPDVIGAARLLEVLDEIGVDASRRRIVLNRTMPRFPGRLAASEVSARLNQPVDFEVPYDRKVFTALNLGQPRVLESSRLPWATWPRVLNAIADDIEERAAALAEERRGADARDFADLGERP, from the coding sequence GTGAGCGCGCTCCACTCGCTCTCGGTGCTCGTCGTCGGCGACGACCCCCAGCTCGCGCAAGAGGTGGAGGTGGCCCTCGAGAGTGCGACCCCCGCCCGTACGGTCGTGCGTTTCGCCGACAGCTTCCACGAGGGGGCCGGCGCCTTCCGCACCGTGTCGCCCGACCTCGTTTGTGTCGCGCTCACCGGCAAGGTCGCGGACTTCGCCGGCTTCGTGCGCGACGTGCGCGCCCTCGATCCCGACGCCCAGCTGGTGGGCGTGCGCGATCCGCGCCTCGACGAACGCGACGAGTCGCCGCTGCTCGTCGAAGCCGTGCGCTCGGGCCTGGCCGACGTGGTGGAGCGCCCAGTCTCGAGCCGCGACCTGCTCCCCGCGCTCGCGCGCGTCGGCGAGGGCGGTCGTAGTTCCGCGGGCACGGGCCACGTCACCGCCTTCCACAGCACGAAGGGCGGCGTCGGCAAGTCGACGCTCTCGATCAACACGGCCTGCGCCCTGGCGCTGCGCAACCCCGACGACGTGCTGCTCGTCGACTGCTCGCTTCAGCTCGGCGTTTGTTCGGCCGCCCTCGATCTGCCCGGCGCGAGCAGCGTGGCCGACGCGGTGCGCGAACAGGACCGCCTCGACACCCGACTCCTGCGCGAGCTCGCCGAGCCGCACCCGAAGACGGGCCTGCGCATCCTCGCCGCTCCGCGCGACGCCATCGAAGCCAGCGACGTCGACGACCAGGGCATGGCCCGGGTGCTGGGGCTGGCGCGACGCGCCTTCCGCCACGTCGTCGTCGACACCCTGCCGATCGTCGACGGCGTGATGCTCACGATCCTCGACCTCTCCGACGCGGTCTACCTCGTGAACCAGGGAACCGTGCCCGACGTGATCGGTGCCGCGCGCCTGCTCGAGGTGCTCGACGAGATCGGCGTGGATGCGAGCCGCCGCCGCATCGTCTTGAACCGCACCATGCCGCGCTTCCCCGGACGCCTCGCCGCCTCCGAAGTGTCGGCGCGACTCAACCAGCCCGTCGACTTCGAAGTGCCCTACGACCGCAAGGTGTTCACGGCGCTGAACCTCGGCCAACCCCGGGTGCTCGAAAGCAGCCGGCTGCCCTGGGCCACCTGGCCCCGCGTGTTGAATGCCATCGCCGACGACATCGAGGAGCGCGCCGCTGCCCTCGCGGAAGAGCGCCGTGGTGCCGACGCCCGCGACTTCGCCGACCTGGGAGAGCGCCCGTGA